From a region of the Rouxiella sp. S1S-2 genome:
- a CDS encoding amidohydrolase family protein has product MAAQKITRLSAAWVVGYQNGDHRLYSPGEVVYQGERVLFVGQHYAGAVDEEINAGNALVGPGFIDLDALGDLDTTVLGFDNQPGWQKGRVVAADWQRRDLYSREELNFNKLYAYTHLLLNGVTSAVPITSILYRQWAEDTDEYRHAADVAESLGLRAWLGPAFMSGHSVVEADGQIGMRFDEERGLAGLEEAERFIEEINSRGSPILRGFLAPDRIEGSTPALLAALSETAHRQGCSVRLHCCQSELEVNEVDRRFQGRSSLQVLADAGLLHNKMLLPHGQFLGGKSPTQASIARDIRLLADSDANLVLCPLVSGRHAKYLEQYLPLREAGVNMGLGTDTFPPDMLTNMHLGALLSRVVTQNVQAASAADYYRMATLGGAKALGREDIGRLCPGAQADITIISLAEPAMGQIFDPITAVVINGNGRDVRGVIIAGEKVVWDRQLVKRRVDLDQLHHQAQRQFEKLMLTYPERSFQHPPCSPLFTPSFPLNSHA; this is encoded by the coding sequence ATGGCGGCGCAAAAGATCACCCGCCTAAGCGCCGCCTGGGTGGTGGGATATCAAAACGGCGACCACCGGCTCTATTCGCCGGGCGAAGTGGTTTATCAGGGCGAGCGCGTGCTGTTTGTCGGTCAGCATTATGCCGGCGCAGTGGATGAGGAAATCAACGCCGGTAATGCGCTGGTCGGCCCCGGATTTATTGACCTCGACGCACTGGGCGACCTCGATACCACCGTGCTCGGTTTTGACAATCAGCCCGGCTGGCAAAAGGGGCGTGTGGTGGCCGCTGACTGGCAACGGCGCGATCTGTATTCCCGCGAAGAGCTCAATTTTAACAAGCTGTATGCCTATACTCATCTGTTGCTCAACGGTGTGACCAGCGCAGTGCCTATCACCTCCATTCTGTATCGACAATGGGCTGAGGATACCGATGAATATCGCCACGCGGCGGACGTGGCTGAATCTCTCGGACTGCGGGCGTGGCTGGGTCCGGCGTTTATGTCAGGGCACAGCGTGGTTGAGGCCGACGGCCAAATTGGCATGCGCTTTGACGAAGAACGTGGGCTGGCGGGTCTTGAGGAGGCAGAACGTTTTATCGAAGAAATCAATTCCCGCGGGTCCCCAATACTACGCGGCTTTTTAGCCCCTGATCGCATCGAAGGCTCTACGCCCGCCCTGCTCGCCGCGCTGAGCGAAACCGCGCATCGTCAGGGCTGCAGCGTTCGGTTGCACTGCTGCCAGAGCGAGCTTGAAGTCAATGAAGTAGACCGCCGCTTTCAAGGGCGCTCGTCGCTGCAGGTGCTGGCTGACGCCGGGCTATTGCACAACAAAATGCTGCTGCCGCACGGTCAGTTTCTCGGCGGAAAGTCACCGACGCAGGCCAGTATTGCCAGAGATATCAGACTGCTGGCCGACTCCGACGCTAATCTGGTGCTTTGTCCACTGGTTTCAGGCCGTCACGCCAAGTATCTGGAGCAGTATCTTCCACTGAGAGAAGCGGGCGTAAATATGGGATTAGGCACCGACACCTTTCCACCGGATATGCTGACCAATATGCATCTTGGTGCCTTGTTAAGCCGCGTGGTGACGCAAAATGTTCAGGCTGCCAGCGCCGCCGACTATTACCGCATGGCTACTTTGGGCGGGGCAAAGGCATTGGGCCGTGAGGATATTGGCCGCCTTTGCCCCGGTGCGCAGGCTGATATCACGATTATTTCACTCGCCGAGCCGGCGATGGGGCAGATTTTTGACCCCATTACGGCGGTGGTGATTAACGGTAATGGGCGCGACGTGCGCGGGGTGATTATTGCCGGTGAAAAAGTGGTTTGGGACCGGCAATTGGTGAAACGGCGAGTTGATCTTGACCAGCTTCATCATCAGGCGCAGCGGCAATTTGAAAAGCTGATGCTCACTTATCCAGAAAGAAGCTTTCAGCATCCACCGTGTAGCCCTCTTTTCACGCCGTCGTTTCCGCTCAATTCACACGCTTAA
- a CDS encoding nuclear transport factor 2 family protein, giving the protein MKQENSAVEIVSNFLAASMAPDPVKAATFMAADVVITFTGKRVMPDAHHITAFNKDRYAWVKKSIGQYDWMDKGDHTVVYSNGTLYGEWPDGRVFAGNRYLDRYEVRDGKITRMDVWNDSAEWILVPEISQG; this is encoded by the coding sequence AGAGATTGTTAGCAATTTTTTGGCAGCGTCGATGGCACCCGATCCCGTCAAGGCAGCGACTTTTATGGCGGCAGACGTCGTTATTACCTTTACCGGTAAACGTGTGATGCCCGATGCACATCACATCACGGCGTTTAACAAGGATCGCTACGCCTGGGTGAAAAAGTCTATTGGCCAGTATGACTGGATGGACAAGGGTGACCACACGGTGGTGTATTCGAACGGCACGTTGTACGGCGAATGGCCGGACGGTCGGGTATTTGCCGGTAATCGCTATTTGGACCGCTATGAAGTTCGCGACGGTAAAATCACCCGTATGGACGTGTGGAACGACAGCGCCGAGTGGATCCTTGTGCCTGAAATTTCGCAGGGTTAA